cagagaacagaagctccatctccacacatgctgcagatggcttttccagtctacctgaatcattaccagctagaagcagcggtcattgggacttggacatgagctgcaaagtatagaattgtgacaacaattccagtgccatgcagactttccctggaggtggacttttcctggaatcCTGCTCCTTGtcacagctcctaacagactgaactggggttgggttgcatttttcagggatttggcatggtgttggagccaacttggacttggtgaacatgttaaggacattactcttttatgggttcttgctgtattggccaagagtttgcttaaaggctttaatcactgtaaaaaaaaaatagaagactggataaagaagatggggcacatatacaccatggtatactactcagccataagaaatgatgacatcggatcacttacagcaaaatggtgggatcttgataacattatagagtgaaataagtaaatcagaaaaaaacaagaactgcaggattccatacattggtgggacataaaaatgagactaagagacatggacaagagtgtggtagttacggggggggggggggggggggggggaagggggaggggaggggcacaaagaaaactagatagaaggtgacagaggacaatctgactttgggtgatggatatgcaacataatttaatgacaagataacctggacatgttctctttgaatatatgtaccctgatttattgatgtcaccctattaaaattaataaaaatttattaaaaaaaaaagatgccctaTGAACGGACAGGGCAGCTGGGACGGTGACCCATCCAGAGGGCGGGCAGCACTCATCTCTGGTCTTCAAATGCTTTCCCCGTGTGCTGTGCTTCTCCCACATCCTCACCTGCTACAAAGGACTTTCTCTGAAGCCTGGCAGCACGACACAGCACTCACCTGCGTGCTCCCCACTCCCGCTCAAACTGATGGACAGGGCAGTTACTTTCTTAAATGAGTACCTCCCAGAAGCCAGTGAAGACCTTGATACAGGATTAAGTTGGTTACTTCAGGAGCAGCAAGAAGCCAGCACAACGATAACAAGGAGCCACATCAGAGAGATGGTCAGAGCCCTCCCCGAGGCCTCATCCACCAGCCTTCCCACTGCATCCTGGGTACAATAAAGTGAATAGTGACAGAAATAGTACCTGACATGCATGGGGGATCACTGGCTGCAGACAGGAGGCCAGAGTGGGTGTCAGGGAGACTAACCCTGCAGGCTCAAGCATCAGGGTAAGAGATAGGGCCAGGACCAGAAAGCCAAGCAGTGAAGTTAGAGAAAGCACAAAAGATCTGAGATTTACTTTGAAGATAAAGCTTACATGCCAGTAAATTACTGAACATGTTAGAGAAAGAGCAATTAAGGATGACCCAGGTTTTGACCTAATCAACTGGGTGGGCAGTAGTACCATTCATTGAAAAGCAGAAAATGAAAGGAGACTTGGGGGCTAACTGAAGGTTTGAACAATTAAAAAgaggtgttttatattttattttagtgagaggagggatcagagacagactcctgcatgttctccgactggatccacccagcaaggccactaaggaatgatgctctgcccacctggggccctttCTCTGCTAAAACCAGAGcctttttcagcacctgaggcagaggccatggagccatcctcaacgctcagggccaacttactcaaatcaagccacggctgcaggaggaaaggagaagagggggagggggaaagagagaagagagagagagagacagagagagagaaagagagagagagagagaagcaagagaagcaagaaggggaggggtgagcagatgggcgcttctcctgtgcccggactgggaatccaacttacaaattcaatttaaatacaaacctacagaacctatctcatttgtaacccaggGATTGCctgtatttgttgttccacttattaatgcattcattggttgattcctgtatgtgccctgaccagggactgaatccACAACCCTGGCGTATCGAGAGGATGCTCCAATCAGTATCGAGaggaactacccagccagggcttggatAAGTTTGAAATACCTACGAAACATCAAAGTAGAGATGTTGACTAGGCAGGTGGGTTCCAGATAGCCATCTAGTCTGGGATGCAAATTTGGGAGACACCTGCAAAGATGGCATCAAAGCCACTGAGGAGGGTTGAGGTGCCTGGAAAACCCGATTCAGTGCAGCACAAGCACTGGGACTACACCTGGCAGCAGCCCACATGTAGAGAGGTCATCTAAGAACAAAGGCTGGCCTGCTGGGGGCCACACTGGTCCCTGAGGATGATGCCTGCTCAGGAGGAAGGCAACAGACACAAAGGACTGAGCACTGGGATgagagcctggaccctgcagtGCCCGACGTCGCATCATCTGCACTCAACTAACACAGGCAATTAATACACACCTTCactcatcaatttttaaaaagttttattatggCAACGTGACAATGGCACCCAGTACCTCCCTGCAACAGAATCCTCTTTCATAAGTGAGCACCAATGTGTGAATATGCTGCTTCCCCCTCACCCTCAGCCATTCAGTCTAAGCAAGGGAAGCCTAAGTCTGTCTTTAGAGCTTAAGTCTAAGCTTCTAagtctaaggcagcggttctcaacctgtgggtcgcgaccccagcggggtcgcctaaagccatcgcaaaatacataatgcatatcaggtatttaactgtaattccaaatcataactgtagcaaaattatagttatgaagtagccaccaaaattattttttggtttggggtcaccgcaacatgaggaactgtattgcggggtcacggcattagaaaggttgagaaccactggtctaagggaaACAGCCAGACATTGTTCCTGCCACACACCAGCACTTCAGTTTACGGCAGAAGCCATTCTGAACGAGCCCCCTCTTCTAGCTGCAGGAACCATTCATCTGAAAACCTAAATGAGGTCTTGTACTTGTCTGACAGTATTCCATATGCTGGCCTCACATCTGTCCAACAGTCATGGCAGCAGATGAACCAACCAGCCCCACATCTGTCCGGCAAAGCATTCCTGGAGAGGCTCTGCCCTCAAGACAAAGCTCCACACCCTGTGGAGAAGACTATTCCAAGATGGGGGAGAGGCTAAAAGAAATTGAACCTAAACTCTTCATCAGGCGCGTCCAGGGTGGCCTTGGGTCCCCTTGCTAAGCGAGGCCTGCAGACCCTTCCACTCTTCTTTCTGGTGGCCTCACCTACAGGCTGCACCTGGGCTGAGTGGgctgctgtgggggaggggaaagagggcacAGAATCAGTAATAATAGCTCGTGTCAACAGTGCCCACACAACTCTAACCACTTTACCACTTTGCATAAATTAACTCATTTACTTGTTAGTCATCATCACATCCTATTTAAAATCACAGAGAAATTCACTGCCTCTCCTACGCCTGCCTGCCCCTTCTAGGCCCGAGTTCTCTGCTCCACCGGTTCAGGCTTTCCCTTGCCGGCCCTGTTATTCTGGGATTCTTCCTGTCACTCCCTAGGTTCTTCCTTCCCGACATCTTTTAAACTAAGCAGTACTGAATTGACCAGTTCCCAGCTCCTCACCCGTCTTGAGAGCCCGCAAGGCCTGGCGCCCCTCGGCTTCCATCTGAGCCCTGTAGTCTCCAAACAAGGAGCGCATCAGCTGCCTCTTCCTGGGAAGAGGGGTTCTTTCGCTGCGCAGGATTCGGATTGCCCCAATAGCCTGATCTTCTGCGGATAAAAACGAAGGGCTAGAGACCTCTCCTATCCTCACCTACGCGAAAACAAGTACGTTCCCATGCAGCACCTGCAGGCCACGGCACTGTCGCGGTTCACCTCCACCCAACTCCAGGAAGGGCCCCTCACTCTGTTTGGGGCTGGGTCTCTGCATCTTGAGGCCCCGTTCCAGCTGCTCCACGCACCAGGCGAGTTCCCGAGCCAGCTGCTCCGCCTGCGATGGACacagtggctgtgggaggtggCGAGGACCCTGCGGCCTGCATCCCATCCCAccgccctccctgcctgcctcaactCCGCAAATCTGAGACCAGGACGGCTGGCGAGCTCGCACCGAGAATGCGCCCTGGGACCCCACCCTTCCCGACGGAAGACCGTGCTTGCCTGGGCCTCCGCGCTTAGAGCAGCCTCCGCCGGCACCGACTTTTCAGCGGCCTTCTCGCCTCCATTCGACACAGAGGCCTCGCTCcggctcttcttctttttcttttgtttcctagaGGCTGCATCGCCTTCGCCGCCTCCGGGATGCGCCCTGGCGAGGTCGGACTTGGGCGCCGGGAGGCAGCCCGGCGAGCCGCGTGGCGCGAGGGCGGTGCCTGGGCCTGAGGCCGCCGGTGTCTCCCGAGCAGGGTGTCCCAGCGCCTGGAGAGAGAGTGCAGCGAGAGGGTCACCGGAGGCAGCCAACTGCCCGGGGTCCCGCCACCCGCGGCCGCCGCCCGCCCCGCTCACCGCCatgcgccgccgccgcctcccccGCCGGAACCTACGTGGGGCCCGGAGTCCGCGGAATAATCGGCTGCTCCAGAAATGCGTCTGCAGCGCAGCGTTCCGCCGGGCGCCGGGACCCCTGGGCGGGaggcttggggggggggcgctccgGGACGCTCGGTCAGCCGCACCTCCTCCGTTACAAGCACCGCTCGGGAGGGAGCCGGAAGGGGGAACCACCCGGAAGGGGGAACCACCCGGAAGGGGGAACGAGATCTCCGCGCTCACCTTCCGGCGCAGCGAGAACGGCAGGGAAACAACCGCGGAGAGCTGTGAAGAGCGGTGCGGGGAGGGCGGAGCGCGCCCATTCATTCCCTGCGTGCGAGCGCACCCACACAGCTTGATGATGtaattatattgtaattatatttcGTTGTTTGTGGTTGAAggacacttttattatttatttatttgcttttgacgaagagtcagaaagagggacaaacaggaagggagagagatgagaagcatcagttcttcgttgtggcaccttcgttgttcattgattgatttctcatatgtgccttgaagggggggctacagcagaccgagtgaccccttgctcaagccggtgacctttgggctcggaccttggggtttcgaacctgggtcctccgcgtcccggtccgacgctctagccactgcgccgccgcctggtcaggctgggcgaagcactttatacatttttcttcttgaacTATCCAAGTCGTCACCTCCGGGAAGTGATTCTGTGGATACACTCAAGGCAGTTACCTGAGACCCTTGCGTTAGTAGATGGTGTGTCCAAGACAGGAACTTAGTCCTCTCAGAGTCCAGAGCCCGTGCTTCCCCGGATGAGTCTGGAAGTGAAGGCTGACCACAGGAGGAGGACCACGTGTGACACACAAAGGACATGAGCACTAGGGTGGATCAAAGGCCAGCCAGGTTCAGATGGAGAACTCTAGAAAGGTCCAGGAAGAATGAATTGGGCATTCATTCTTGGTCAGCTACCATTCAGAGAAAACCCACCCAACTTAAGTGATGAAGATGGGCCCAGGATTTGTCCTGGGATGTGTCTTTGAGATTCTGGTTTTCTCTCCTGGTCACTCTAAACAGATGTGTTTCTCATTGTTTCCTTGTTATGATTGGGGAGGAAAGCCCTTCACAGAAGCCTCTTGGCAAACTTCCCCTAATGTCTTATTGACCAGCACTGGGCCTTATGGTCACCTAGGGCCAGAGTAGCTACACCAAGGGAAAGAGGGCACGTGTCTACCTGAACTAACAGATTTGCTTGCATGGATGGGACTGTGGGGCAGCAGCTGGCTGTGTATCAAAGGCGAGTTGGGAAGGTTTTCTTCCTGAGACAACTCATATCTCCTGCCATGTTAAAATTAATCCAGACATGTGCTTCTAAATGTCAGTTGTATACTGACATTTCCTAGTGTATACCCAACCAGTTTCAACTTGTTTCCTAAGTTTGGACCTGTATggttgatccttgaacaatgcATGGATTAGGAGCGCCAATACACACCCCTTACCCGACACACACACCCTAGCTGTAGCAGTtgaaaatctgtgtataactttGTTAATTAACTTGTTCTTCAGTATCCAGAGGGGATTGGTTTCAGGCTCCCCTTTCCCTCAGCAGATGCCAAAATTCACAATCTTCATGCTCCCTTAATAAGTGCATTCACAGCTCCCAACTGCGGGTCAAAAACAGTACAGGTGCTTATTGAAAATAATCCACAtactgcctgactgggtggtggcgcagtggatagggcgtcggactggggtgtggaggacccaggttcaagaccccgaagtcaccagcttgagcgcaggctcatctggtttgagcaaaagctcaccagcttggacccaaggtcgctggctcgagcaaggggtcactcggtctgctgcagcccactgtcaaggaacatatgagaaagtaatcaatgaacaactaaggtgttgcaacgaaaaattaataattgatgcttctcattcctgtctctccctatctatctatccctctc
The Saccopteryx bilineata isolate mSacBil1 chromosome 3, mSacBil1_pri_phased_curated, whole genome shotgun sequence DNA segment above includes these coding regions:
- the C3H8orf33 gene encoding UPF0488 protein C8orf33 homolog, which translates into the protein MNGRAPPSPHRSSQLSAVVSLPFSLRRKVSAEISFPLPGGSPFRVVPPSGSLPSGACNGGGAADRASRSAPPPSLPPRGPGARRNAALQTHFWSSRLFRGLRAPRRFRRGRRRRRMAALGHPARETPAASGPGTALAPRGSPGCLPAPKSDLARAHPGGGEGDAASRKQKKKKKSRSEASVSNGGEKAAEKSVPAEAALSAEAQAEQLARELAWCVEQLERGLKMQRPSPKQKDQAIGAIRILRSERTPLPRKRQLMRSLFGDYRAQMEAEGRQALRALKTAAHSAQVQPVGEATRKKSGRVCRPRLARGPKATLDAPDEEFRFNFF